Proteins found in one Cetobacterium somerae genomic segment:
- the eutM gene encoding ethanolamine utilization microcompartment protein EutM, whose amino-acid sequence MATLNALGMVETRGLVAAIEAADAMVKAANVTLIGKEIVGGGLVSVLVRGDVGAVKAATDAGAAAADRIGELISVHVIPRPHSDVEAILPKEAK is encoded by the coding sequence ATGGCAACTTTAAATGCATTAGGAATGGTAGAAACAAGAGGATTAGTAGCAGCGATAGAGGCAGCAGACGCAATGGTAAAAGCAGCAAACGTAACTTTAATAGGAAAAGAGATTGTTGGAGGAGGACTTGTGAGTGTTTTAGTTAGAGGAGACGTTGGAGCTGTAAAAGCGGCAACAGATGCTGGAGCAGCGGCAGCAGATAGAATTGGAGAGTTAATATCTGTTCACGTAATTCCAAGACCACACTCAGATGTAGAGGCAATTTTACCAAAAGAAGCAAAGTAG
- a CDS encoding BMC domain-containing protein codes for MKALGIVEFNSIPKGIEELDKIIKFNELKIYKAGVTCPGKYYFIVYGDNSSVKDGLKDLTGERCKQVISGVSEKLLEALNRKREDKKFKAIGVVEFLNIADGVKVLDHVIKSVDVDIVKLVLGWTLAGKCYFVVGGETSSIDEAIVLVTGSSYKYMDISKINNPVENILDYI; via the coding sequence ATGAAGGCATTAGGTATAGTTGAATTTAATAGTATTCCAAAGGGAATTGAGGAATTAGATAAAATTATAAAATTTAATGAATTGAAAATATATAAGGCTGGAGTAACTTGTCCTGGAAAATATTACTTTATAGTTTATGGAGATAACTCTTCAGTTAAAGATGGATTGAAAGATTTAACAGGAGAACGTTGTAAACAAGTTATTTCTGGAGTAAGTGAAAAGCTTTTAGAAGCTTTGAACAGAAAAAGAGAAGATAAGAAATTTAAAGCAATAGGTGTAGTTGAATTTTTAAATATAGCTGATGGTGTTAAAGTTTTAGATCATGTGATTAAAAGTGTTGATGTAGATATAGTTAAATTAGTTTTAGGATGGACACTAGCAGGAAAATGTTATTTTGTTGTAGGAGGAGAAACGAGTTCTATAGATGAGGCAATAGTTTTAGTTACAGGATCATCTTATAAATATATGGATATTAGTAAAATAAATAACCCAGTTGAAAACATACTTGATTATATTTAA
- a CDS encoding acetaldehyde dehydrogenase (acetylating) produces MDRDLMSRQEVRDLIRKSKEAQKIYATFSQEKIDSIICSIVEGIKGYSEKLAKMAVEETGFGNWQDKVLKNKFASEYVYEYIKNMKTVGELKNENGVLEIGVPLGVIAGLIPSTNPTSTTIYKTLISLKAGNGIVVSPHPNAKNCIIETANLLKEIAEKAGAPEGLIGVVKTITMDATEELMKHEDTALILATGGEAMVKAAYSSGNPAIGVGPGNGPAFIEKSANIKLAVKRIIDSKTFDNGVICASEQSIIVEKVIREQVKEELLAQGGYFLNPEESKKLSNFILRSNGTMNPQIVGKNALRLAQMAGINVPCDTKVLISEECEVSKRNPYSREKLAPILAFYVENSWEEACERSIEILNVEGKGHTMVIHSENEMVIREFALKKPVSRLLVNTPGALGGIGGTTNLAPALTLGCGAVGGSSTSDNITPLNLINIRRVAWGVRELEDIKGEKKSCETSQDKLEEMVKKIVADILNR; encoded by the coding sequence ATGGATAGAGATTTAATGTCAAGACAAGAGGTAAGAGATTTAATAAGAAAATCAAAGGAAGCACAGAAAATATATGCTACATTTTCTCAAGAGAAAATAGATAGTATTATATGTTCTATAGTAGAGGGAATAAAAGGATACAGCGAAAAATTAGCTAAGATGGCTGTAGAAGAAACTGGTTTTGGAAATTGGCAAGATAAAGTTTTAAAAAATAAGTTTGCTTCAGAATATGTATATGAGTATATAAAAAACATGAAAACAGTCGGTGAATTGAAAAATGAAAATGGAGTTTTAGAGATTGGTGTTCCTTTAGGTGTTATAGCTGGATTAATTCCATCTACAAACCCGACGTCTACAACAATTTATAAAACATTAATATCATTAAAAGCTGGAAATGGAATAGTGGTAAGTCCTCATCCAAATGCTAAAAATTGTATAATTGAAACAGCTAATCTGTTAAAAGAGATTGCAGAAAAAGCTGGAGCACCTGAAGGATTAATAGGTGTAGTAAAAACAATAACTATGGATGCAACAGAGGAGTTAATGAAACATGAAGATACAGCATTGATTTTAGCTACTGGTGGAGAAGCTATGGTAAAAGCTGCATATAGTTCAGGGAATCCAGCAATAGGAGTTGGACCAGGGAATGGGCCAGCATTTATAGAGAAAAGTGCAAATATAAAATTAGCTGTAAAGAGAATTATAGATAGTAAGACTTTTGATAATGGTGTTATATGTGCTTCTGAACAATCTATAATTGTAGAAAAAGTGATAAGAGAACAAGTGAAAGAGGAGCTATTAGCTCAAGGTGGATATTTCTTAAATCCAGAAGAATCTAAAAAACTTTCAAATTTCATTTTAAGAAGTAATGGAACGATGAATCCACAAATTGTAGGTAAAAATGCTTTAAGACTGGCACAGATGGCGGGAATAAATGTTCCATGTGACACTAAAGTTTTAATTTCAGAAGAGTGTGAAGTTTCAAAAAGAAATCCATACTCAAGAGAAAAATTAGCTCCAATTTTAGCATTTTATGTTGAAAACAGTTGGGAAGAGGCATGTGAAAGATCTATTGAAATATTAAATGTAGAAGGAAAAGGGCATACTATGGTTATTCACTCTGAGAATGAAATGGTTATAAGAGAGTTTGCTCTAAAAAAACCAGTTTCGAGACTTTTAGTTAATACACCAGGTGCTTTAGGTGGAATTGGTGGAACAACTAATCTAGCTCCAGCACTAACTTTAGGATGCGGTGCAGTTGGAGGAAGTTCAACTTCTGATAATATAACTCCATTAAACCTTATAAATATAAGAAGAGTAGCTTGGGGAGTTAGAGAATTAGAAGATATAAAAGGTGAAAAGAAAAGCTGTGAAACATCGCAAGATAAATTAGAAGAGATGGTAAAGAAAATAGTAGCAGATATATTAAATAGATAG
- a CDS encoding ethanolamine utilization protein, with protein MVLTEEKLRSLYKKDENMKEISLEKGTILTPSARQFLIDKDIKVVDKIAGKTEETREFKEIRNEESKPKYKGILGELYVEKPEYMTQIYGNVLVKKDDKRIIFRGVIDSFQSRWLVLMKDLEEVKNAKLQKDLESIEKFIKNILVSEVIGEALVDIKVLEKSLDEIRDISHNPKKYFNREHLFGICSKDSYPVIKLNEMRALSRELEIKGVEAFVKENGTIERRDILLALNRLSSAIYIMMLRGVTGEYGNR; from the coding sequence ATGGTTCTAACAGAGGAAAAATTAAGATCTCTTTATAAAAAAGATGAAAATATGAAAGAGATTTCTTTAGAAAAAGGAACAATTTTAACTCCTTCAGCAAGACAATTTTTAATAGATAAAGATATAAAGGTAGTTGATAAAATAGCTGGAAAAACTGAAGAGACTAGAGAGTTTAAAGAGATAAGGAATGAAGAATCAAAACCTAAGTACAAAGGAATATTAGGAGAGCTTTATGTTGAAAAACCAGAGTATATGACTCAAATATATGGAAATGTTTTAGTAAAAAAAGATGATAAAAGAATAATTTTTAGAGGTGTAATAGATTCTTTTCAAAGTCGTTGGTTAGTTTTAATGAAGGATTTAGAAGAGGTTAAAAATGCTAAACTTCAAAAGGATTTAGAGAGTATCGAAAAATTTATAAAAAACATTTTAGTTTCAGAAGTTATAGGAGAGGCATTAGTTGATATAAAGGTTTTAGAAAAAAGTTTAGATGAGATTAGAGATATCTCTCACAATCCTAAAAAATATTTTAATAGAGAGCATCTCTTTGGAATATGTTCAAAGGATAGTTATCCAGTTATAAAATTAAATGAGATGAGAGCCTTATCTAGAGAGCTAGAGATTAAAGGTGTAGAAGCTTTTGTTAAAGAGAATGGAACAATTGAAAGAAGAGACATCCTATTAGCACTAAATAGATTAAGTAGTGCTATCTATATAATGATGTTAAGAGGGGTGACAGGAGAGTATGGAAATCGATGA
- a CDS encoding phosphate propanoyltransferase — protein sequence MEIDEIVKLVKDAVEKELNQKEYKNMKRIPIEASGRHIHLSEEDAEILFGERYQFNKVKDLSQPGQYACKERVRLVGPKGVIEGVIVLGPFRGSTQVELSLTDARTLGVTPVLRESGSTKDTPGILITNGDRYLKLKEGVIVAKNHIHMTEEDSRRLNLKDKDKVKVKICGSLRPMIFEDVVVRVNNRFSLNMHIDYDEANACFLTKDSYGEIYE from the coding sequence ATGGAAATCGATGAGATTGTAAAATTAGTAAAGGATGCTGTAGAAAAAGAGTTAAATCAAAAAGAATATAAAAATATGAAAAGAATTCCAATAGAAGCTTCAGGTAGGCATATTCACCTTTCAGAAGAGGATGCAGAGATTTTGTTTGGAGAGAGATATCAGTTTAATAAAGTGAAAGATCTATCTCAACCAGGTCAATATGCTTGTAAGGAAAGAGTTAGACTAGTTGGTCCAAAAGGGGTAATAGAAGGAGTAATAGTTTTAGGACCATTTAGAGGAAGTACTCAAGTTGAACTTTCATTAACAGATGCTAGAACTTTAGGTGTAACTCCTGTTTTAAGAGAATCTGGAAGCACAAAAGATACTCCAGGAATTTTAATAACAAATGGTGATAGATACTTAAAGTTAAAAGAGGGAGTAATAGTAGCTAAAAATCATATTCATATGACAGAAGAAGATTCAAGAAGGTTAAACTTAAAAGATAAGGATAAAGTAAAAGTAAAAATTTGTGGTAGTTTAAGACCAATGATTTTTGAAGATGTTGTTGTGAGAGTGAATAATAGATTTTCTCTAAATATGCATATAGATTATGATGAGGCCAATGCTTGTTTTTTAACTAAAGACTCTTATGGAGAAATTTATGAATGA
- a CDS encoding EutN/CcmL family microcompartment protein, with protein sequence MVIGKIIGNVWATRKDESLNGLKFMIAQLENGEKIVVCDYIGAGTGDMVLITKGSGARKVLENESIPIDAVTIGIIDGFEEGE encoded by the coding sequence ATGGTTATAGGAAAGATTATTGGAAATGTTTGGGCAACAAGGAAAGATGAGTCTTTAAATGGTTTAAAATTTATGATAGCTCAACTTGAAAACGGAGAAAAAATAGTTGTATGTGATTATATTGGAGCTGGAACAGGAGATATGGTTCTTATAACAAAAGGAAGTGGAGCAAGAAAAGTTTTAGAAAATGAAAGTATACCAATTGATGCAGTAACAATTGGTATTATAGATGGATTTGAGGAAGGTGAATAG
- the eutH gene encoding ethanolamine utilization protein EutH, producing the protein MGINEIIIYIMVLFMVIGAIDKCLGNKFGYGEKFEEGIMAMGALALAMVGVISLAPVLAKILRPIISPAYTMLGADPAMFATTLLANDMGGYPLAMELALSPEAGKFAGLILGAMMGPTLVFTIPVALGIIEKEDRPYLAKGILAGMITIPIGCLAGGLTAGFSLELVLSNILPIIIFSALISLGLWKMPEKMTSGFTIFGKGVVIVITIGLAASIIETLTGIVVIPGMAPITDGIEIVGSIAITLAGAFPLVLFLTKVLNKPLTKLGESLGMNEKAAAGLVATLANNIPMFGLMKEMDKKGKVINVAFAVSAAFVFGDHLGFTAGVDSQMIFPMVVGKLVGGVTAVILAKFMFRNIEGEAK; encoded by the coding sequence ATGGGTATTAATGAAATTATCATTTATATAATGGTTTTATTTATGGTAATTGGAGCAATTGATAAGTGTTTAGGGAATAAATTTGGTTATGGTGAGAAGTTTGAAGAGGGAATTATGGCAATGGGTGCTCTAGCTCTAGCAATGGTTGGAGTAATATCACTTGCTCCAGTATTAGCCAAAATACTTCGTCCAATAATTTCTCCAGCTTATACAATGCTTGGGGCAGACCCAGCAATGTTTGCTACGACATTATTGGCAAATGATATGGGTGGATATCCACTAGCAATGGAGCTAGCTCTTTCACCTGAAGCTGGAAAATTTGCAGGGTTAATACTAGGGGCAATGATGGGACCAACTCTTGTATTTACAATTCCAGTTGCACTTGGAATAATTGAAAAAGAGGATAGACCATACTTGGCAAAAGGTATATTAGCAGGTATGATTACAATTCCAATTGGTTGTTTAGCAGGTGGATTAACAGCAGGATTCTCATTAGAGTTAGTGCTTTCAAATATACTTCCAATAATAATATTCTCAGCATTAATATCTTTAGGTCTTTGGAAAATGCCTGAAAAGATGACTAGTGGATTCACAATTTTTGGAAAAGGAGTAGTTATCGTTATAACAATTGGATTAGCTGCATCAATAATTGAAACATTAACAGGAATCGTTGTTATCCCAGGAATGGCTCCAATAACAGATGGTATTGAAATTGTAGGAAGTATTGCAATCACACTAGCTGGTGCATTCCCGTTAGTATTATTCTTAACAAAAGTTTTAAATAAACCACTTACAAAACTTGGAGAGTCATTGGGAATGAATGAAAAAGCAGCAGCAGGATTAGTAGCAACACTTGCTAACAATATCCCAATGTTTGGATTAATGAAAGAGATGGATAAAAAAGGTAAAGTAATAAACGTAGCATTTGCTGTAAGTGCGGCTTTCGTATTTGGAGATCACTTAGGGTTTACTGCAGGAGTAGATTCGCAAATGATATTCCCGATGGTTGTTGGAAAGTTAGTTGGTGGAGTAACAGCAGTTATTTTAGCAAAATTTATGTTCAGAAATATAGAGGGTGAAGCAAAATGA
- a CDS encoding cupin domain-containing protein, giving the protein MINIDELELEKIIRKVIEKELRGEKNIKYVDPSGVAVVKAEKIEKVKFDTGNPQDQVYVTDLFSLEESPRIGAGMMEMTKSTFDWTLNYDEIDYVIEGKLEIVIDGRTITGEKGDVLLIPKGSSIKFKATEYAKFIYVVYPANWMEQK; this is encoded by the coding sequence ATGATAAATATAGATGAGTTAGAACTAGAAAAAATAATCAGAAAAGTTATAGAAAAAGAGTTAAGAGGAGAGAAAAATATAAAGTATGTAGATCCATCTGGTGTAGCTGTTGTAAAAGCTGAAAAGATAGAGAAAGTTAAGTTTGATACAGGAAATCCTCAAGATCAAGTTTATGTAACAGATTTATTCTCTTTAGAAGAGAGTCCTAGAATTGGTGCAGGTATGATGGAGATGACAAAAAGTACTTTCGATTGGACATTAAATTATGATGAAATTGATTACGTAATAGAGGGTAAATTAGAAATTGTAATAGATGGAAGAACAATTACAGGGGAAAAAGGAGATGTCCTTTTAATTCCAAAGGGATCAAGTATAAAGTTTAAAGCTACAGAATATGCTAAGTTTATCTATGTTGTCTATCCAGCTAACTGGATGGAACAGAAGTAG
- a CDS encoding 1-propanol dehydrogenase PduQ, translating to MREYFIKPKIKSGEDSLDCLKTLKYSSYLIVTDKAMVDLKIVDKILEKLPKDSKVKIFKDVTPNPTVEIVERGLKEIVYFSPQCVIGLGGGSPIDACKGILYFNLKIEDELRIKREKPYFIAIPTTSGTGSEVTSYSVITKGDKKIALANEEMLPDLAILNPEFMKTLPSKIIADTGMDVLTHALEAYVSTIATPFTNSSAKEAIKIIKENLVNHFNNPQLLLPRENVQYASCMAGIAFNNSSLGINHSVAHSIGAKFHISHGRANAIIMPYIIEVNTKAWNKYSELAKLLDFNPTDDENGKNLFNGFVKKLKENLGIEKSLKDLGINFEEFKIKIPEILEDIKGDICTEYNPNRLTDEDYIKLLLKIYFGE from the coding sequence ATGAGAGAATATTTCATAAAACCAAAAATAAAATCAGGTGAAGATTCTTTAGACTGTTTAAAAACATTAAAATATTCAAGTTACCTTATAGTAACAGATAAAGCTATGGTAGATTTAAAAATAGTGGATAAAATTTTAGAGAAATTACCTAAAGATTCAAAAGTAAAAATATTTAAAGATGTAACTCCTAATCCAACAGTGGAAATAGTTGAAAGAGGGTTAAAAGAGATTGTTTATTTTTCTCCACAGTGTGTAATTGGTTTAGGTGGTGGTTCGCCAATAGATGCTTGTAAAGGTATTTTATATTTTAATTTAAAAATAGAAGATGAACTGAGAATAAAAAGAGAGAAGCCATACTTTATAGCAATACCAACAACAAGTGGAACAGGATCAGAAGTTACATCATATAGTGTTATAACTAAAGGAGATAAAAAAATTGCACTGGCTAATGAGGAGATGTTACCAGATTTAGCAATATTAAATCCAGAGTTTATGAAAACACTTCCATCTAAAATAATTGCAGATACGGGTATGGATGTTTTAACTCATGCACTAGAGGCTTATGTTTCTACAATAGCAACACCATTTACAAATTCATCAGCTAAAGAAGCTATAAAAATTATTAAAGAGAATTTGGTAAATCACTTTAATAATCCACAGTTGCTGCTTCCAAGAGAAAATGTACAGTATGCTTCTTGTATGGCAGGAATAGCTTTTAATAACTCATCTTTAGGTATTAATCATAGTGTAGCACACTCTATTGGAGCGAAGTTTCACATATCTCATGGAAGAGCTAATGCTATAATAATGCCATATATAATTGAAGTTAATACAAAAGCTTGGAATAAATATAGTGAGCTTGCAAAACTTTTAGATTTTAATCCAACTGATGATGAAAATGGAAAAAATCTATTTAATGGATTTGTAAAAAAACTAAAGGAAAATTTAGGAATAGAAAAATCTTTAAAAGATTTAGGTATAAACTTTGAAGAGTTTAAAATTAAAATTCCAGAGATATTAGAAGATATAAAAGGAGATATATGTACAGAGTATAATCCAAATAGATTAACTGATGAGGATTATATAAAGCTTTTATTGAAAATTTATTTTGGAGAATAA
- a CDS encoding flavodoxin: MNIGIFYGSTTGVTEQVAEKLGSLLNAKVFHAGDIEKILEFDTAILATSTWGIGDIQDDWIGPLEKLKSLNLAGKKIGIVGVGDQEAFSSSFVNGMRDLYIAATEANATIVGLTSTDGYSFDESTAIENDKFIGLVIDESNQSNLTDERIEKWIVNFK, encoded by the coding sequence ATGAATATTGGTATATTTTATGGAAGTACTACTGGAGTTACTGAACAAGTTGCAGAAAAATTAGGAAGTTTATTAAACGCAAAAGTATTTCACGCAGGTGATATCGAAAAGATTTTAGAATTTGATACTGCTATATTAGCAACTTCTACTTGGGGAATAGGAGATATACAGGATGATTGGATTGGACCTTTGGAAAAATTAAAAAGTTTAAATTTAGCTGGAAAAAAAATTGGAATTGTTGGAGTTGGAGATCAAGAGGCTTTCTCTTCTAGTTTCGTTAATGGAATGAGAGATTTATATATTGCTGCAACTGAGGCTAATGCAACTATTGTTGGATTAACTTCAACTGACGGATACTCTTTTGATGAGTCAACAGCTATTGAAAATGATAAGTTTATTGGTTTAGTTATTGATGAGTCAAATCAAAGTAACTTAACAGATGAAAGAATTGAAAAGTGGATTGTTAATTTTAAATAA
- a CDS encoding sulfatase-like hydrolase/transferase produces the protein MENIAIILLDQIRTDMLGCYGHNIVKTPNMNKLADEGVIFDRAYTPASVCCPARTSLFTGQMPTNHKIIRNVEKAEVQDPSLNNPNIISDLKDHKKIYIGKWHVGGNILPKDFGFIGHNFDGYGYPGSNVYENMVFDQGPKKEDRYVKWLEEKGFETPKVTDEYFGENPHLRVQELCGKLHCPKEATLPFFVVDEAKKEILQAKKEGRPFFIWMNFWGPHTPCVVPEPYYSMYSPDDVTLDKSFYEPLKNKPNHYKSISQMWGMWDASEDRWKEVITKFWGYITLIDDALGDFFQFLKNEGLYDDLFLTVTADHGDAMGAHKMIEKGEFMFETTYRIPMIIKDPKSPRKGERENAMVYLHDLTPSCSDLINGNYSDFFDGKSLLPLLRNEAYNKRNGILGQLSGHFVSFEQRMWRNERYKIVFNATDLCELYDLEKDSEEINNLFYDEQFKDLKKQMLKELYCEMVEIKDPLANWLYRIINYL, from the coding sequence ATGGAAAATATAGCAATTATTTTATTAGATCAAATTCGTACTGATATGTTGGGGTGTTATGGGCATAATATTGTTAAAACTCCTAATATGAATAAATTAGCTGATGAAGGAGTTATTTTTGATAGGGCATATACTCCCGCATCTGTTTGTTGTCCAGCAAGAACATCACTTTTTACAGGGCAAATGCCAACAAATCATAAGATAATTAGAAATGTTGAAAAAGCTGAGGTACAAGATCCTAGCTTAAACAATCCAAATATAATTTCAGATTTAAAAGACCATAAAAAAATATATATTGGAAAGTGGCATGTTGGAGGAAATATTTTACCTAAAGACTTTGGATTTATTGGTCATAACTTCGATGGATATGGGTACCCTGGAAGTAATGTTTATGAGAATATGGTTTTTGATCAAGGACCTAAAAAAGAGGATAGATATGTAAAATGGTTAGAAGAAAAAGGATTTGAAACTCCTAAAGTTACAGATGAATATTTCGGAGAAAACCCTCATCTTAGAGTACAGGAACTTTGTGGAAAACTTCATTGTCCTAAAGAAGCTACTCTACCATTCTTTGTAGTTGACGAAGCTAAAAAAGAGATCTTACAAGCTAAGAAAGAGGGAAGACCATTTTTTATTTGGATGAACTTCTGGGGACCTCATACTCCATGTGTAGTTCCAGAACCTTATTACTCTATGTATAGTCCTGATGATGTAACTCTTGATAAAAGTTTCTATGAACCTTTAAAAAATAAGCCAAACCACTATAAAAGTATCTCTCAAATGTGGGGGATGTGGGATGCTAGTGAAGATAGATGGAAAGAGGTTATAACTAAATTCTGGGGATATATAACTTTAATTGATGATGCTCTTGGAGATTTCTTCCAATTCCTGAAAAATGAAGGACTTTATGATGATCTATTCTTAACAGTTACTGCTGATCATGGAGATGCTATGGGAGCTCACAAGATGATTGAAAAAGGTGAGTTTATGTTTGAAACTACCTATAGAATTCCAATGATTATAAAAGATCCTAAATCTCCTAGAAAGGGAGAGAGAGAAAATGCCATGGTTTACTTACATGATTTAACTCCTTCATGTAGTGATCTTATCAATGGTAATTACTCTGATTTCTTCGATGGAAAATCTCTTCTTCCACTACTAAGAAACGAAGCATACAATAAAAGAAATGGAATTTTAGGACAACTTTCTGGTCACTTCGTATCTTTTGAACAAAGAATGTGGAGAAACGAAAGATATAAAATTGTTTTTAATGCAACTGACCTTTGTGAGCTTTATGATTTAGAGAAAGATTCTGAAGAGATTAATAACTTATTCTATGATGAGCAATTTAAAGATCTTAAAAAACAAATGTTAAAAGAACTTTATTGTGAAATGGTTGAAATTAAAGATCCTTTAGCAAATTGGCTTTATAGAATCATTAACTATCTGTAA
- a CDS encoding GntR family transcriptional regulator, producing the protein MSKIKKNSSNYEKIYKELKKSIEKGKIKEFEKLPTEMQLCENYDVSRITVRKALEKLEQDNLIQKIRGKGTFVTPMPIVQNKSGLNKLFDDIKKSGKTPYSKILSIGIFSPPEEIQEQMEITTEKVLIIEWIRYADNEPVLYEKVHFLAEKLQGLEKMDLSDKKLYDILEKKYGIVFERGVEKFRPCILNDDLQKLMKIKNCNLGMEIEKKLWFNNKIFEYTLAYIRGDRFIYTTEYKK; encoded by the coding sequence GTGAGTAAAATAAAGAAAAATAGTAGTAATTACGAAAAAATTTATAAAGAACTTAAAAAAAGTATCGAAAAAGGAAAAATAAAAGAGTTTGAAAAACTTCCCACTGAGATGCAGCTATGTGAAAATTATGATGTCAGTCGAATTACTGTTCGTAAAGCCCTTGAAAAACTTGAGCAAGACAATCTTATACAAAAGATTAGAGGAAAGGGAACATTTGTCACACCAATGCCTATTGTTCAGAATAAATCAGGTTTAAATAAACTTTTTGATGATATAAAAAAATCTGGTAAAACGCCATACTCTAAAATTTTATCTATAGGAATTTTTTCTCCACCAGAAGAAATCCAAGAACAAATGGAAATTACAACTGAAAAAGTTCTCATTATTGAATGGATTAGATATGCTGATAACGAACCAGTTTTATATGAAAAAGTTCATTTTTTAGCAGAAAAGCTTCAAGGATTAGAAAAAATGGATTTATCTGATAAAAAACTTTATGATATTCTAGAAAAAAAATACGGAATAGTTTTTGAAAGAGGAGTTGAAAAATTTAGACCTTGCATATTAAATGACGATTTACAAAAACTTATGAAAATTAAAAACTGTAATTTAGGAATGGAAATTGAAAAGAAACTATGGTTTAATAATAAAATTTTTGAATATACTTTAGCATACATAAGAGGGGATAGATTTATATACACGACAGAATATAAAAAATAA